The Coffea arabica cultivar ET-39 chromosome 4e, Coffea Arabica ET-39 HiFi, whole genome shotgun sequence genome includes a window with the following:
- the LOC140005701 gene encoding zinc-finger homeodomain protein 11-like, protein MEGENANEFYRECQRNHAANLGNYATDGCGEFLLDQTSPGTLLCAACGCHRNFHRKLTYGANYNRGSNSNQETATEMMEYSGGGDDGSGGGQQAAESPDRMSSKKRLRTKFTPDQKEKMLAFAEKLGWKLQRKDMEDEVERFCSSIGVNRKVFKVWMHNHKNSSSASTSAGNASSLTQ, encoded by the coding sequence ATGGAAGGGGAAAACGCCAATGAGTTCTACAGAGAGTGCCAAAGAAACCATGCAGCCAATCTCGGCAACTATGCAACTGATGGCTGTGGAGAATTTTTGCTAGATCAAACTTCCCCGGGTACACTACTGTGCGCTGCATGTGGATGCCACCGCAATTTCCACCGCAAACTCACCTATGGAGCAAACTACAACCGTGGCTCCAACTCCAACCAAGAAACAGCCACCGAGATGATGGAGTATAGTGGAGGCGGCGATGATGGCAGCGGCGGAGGACAGCAGGCGGCCGAATCGCCGGACAGGATGAGCAGCAAGAAGAGGTTGAGGACAAAGTTTACACCAGATCAGAAGGAGAAGATGCTTGCATTTGCTGAGAAGTTGGGATGGAAGCTGCAAAGAAAAGATATGGAGGATGAGGTGGAAAGGTTTTGTAGCAGCATAGGTGTGAATAGGAAGGTTTTTAAGGTGTGGATGCACAACCACAAAAACTCTTCCTCAGCCTCTACATCTGCTGGCAATGCTTCATCTCTCACTCAATAG
- the LOC113742537 gene encoding pentatricopeptide repeat-containing protein At5g43790, protein MNTPLKNHPILQLLYRCKTLNSLGQIHAQMITTGLILHTYPLSRIILVSSSIATNISYAETIFNQVKNPTIFLYNILISCYTTKGKNHDALSLYNRIFSNNMTSSAKPNNYTYPSLFKACGAQLWFQHGKALHAHVLKFLEPPYDQFVQASLLNFYSSCGKIGVARYLFYQISQPDLAVWNSILSAYATNCSVNFDANADSFCDSTGLWLEVLHLFSEMQKCSIQPNEVTLVALISACADLGALSQGMWAHGYVVRKKLGLNIYLGSALINMYSNCGCLKLAYQLFDELPARDTFCYNAMIRGLAVHGHGREALELFEKMALEGLVPDDVTLLVVMFACSHLGLVDQGCKYFYAMHRDYGIAPKLEHYGCLVDILGRAGRVEEAEETIHAMPLKPTAVLWRSLLGAARVHGNIQVGKVALKHLIQLEPETSGNYVLLSNIYASMNRWDDVKNVRKLMKEFGINKMPGTSILEIDGEMHEFSSGDKTHPKAKEIYLKLDDMNGRLKEHGYKPRTREVLFDIEEEEKEDHLSYHSESGRNYPKNHHNHACLSL, encoded by the exons ATGAATACCCCCTTGAAAAATCACCCAATTCTCCAACTCTTGTATAGATGCAAAACCTTAAATTCGTTGGGGCAAATTCATGCCCAGATGATCACAACAGGCCTCATCCTCCACACCTACCCTTTAAGCCGCATCATCCTTGTTTCCTCCTCCATCGCCACCAACATATCTTATGCAGAAACCATCTTCAACCAAGTCAAAAACCCAACAATTTTCCTGTACAACATCCTCATTTCATGCTATACCACGAAAGGCAAAAACCATGATGCATTATCACTGTACAACCGAATTTTTAGTAATAATATGACTAGCTCTGCAAAACCCAATAATTATACATACCCATCTCTTTTTAAGGCCTGTGGAGCTCAACTATGGTTCCAACATGGAAAAGCCTTGCATGCCCACGTCCTAAAATTTCTTGAACCTCCCTATGATCAATTTGTTCAAGCCTCGTTGCTTAATTTTTATTCAAGCTGTGGGAAAATTGGTGTTGCCAGATATCTTTTTTATCAGATTAGTCAGCCTGATTTGGCTGTGTGGAACTCTATACTCTCAGCTTATGCAACTAATTGTAGTGTAAATTTTGATGCCAATGCGGATAGTTTTTGTGATAGCACGGGTCTCTGGCTAGAAGTATTGCATTTGTTCAGTGAAATGCAGAAGTGTTCAATTCAACCTAATGAAGTGACCCTTGTGGCTTTGATTAGTGCTTGTGCTGATTTAGGCGCACTTAGTCAAGGAATGTGGGCTCATGGTTATGTAGTTAGAAAGAAACTTGGGCTTAATATTTATCTTGGCTCTGCATTGATCAATATGTATTCAAATTGTGGGTGTCTCAAGTTGGCTTACCAgttgtttgatgaattgccCGCGAGGGACACGTTTTGTTATAATGCTATGATTAGAGGGCTTGCAGTTCATGGTCATGGTCGAGAGGCGCTCGAATTGTTTGAGAAGATGGCCCTGGAGGGGTTAGTTCCGGATGATGTCACACTTTTGGTTGTAATGTTTGCTTGCTCACATTTGGGATTGGTGGATCAGGGGTGCAAATACTTTTACGCAATGCACAGAGATTATGGGATTGCCCCTAAGCTCGAACATTATGGTTGCCTAGTGGATATCTTGGGCCGAGCAGGTCGTGTTGAGGAGGCCGAGGAAACGATTCATGCCATGCCCTTGAAGCCTACTGCTGTCTTATGGAGGTCTTTACTCGGGGCAGCTAGAGTTCACGGGAACATACAGGTGGGGAAAGTTGCCTTGAAGCATTTGATACAACTGGAGCCCGAAACTAGCGGGAATTATGTTCTCCTTTCAAACATTTATGCCAGCATGAATAGATGGGATGATGTGAAGAATGTCAGGAAGTTGATGAAAGAGTTTGGGATAAATAAAATGCCAGGAACCAGTATCCTTGAGATTGATGGAGAAATGCACGAGTTTTCTAGTGGTGACAAAACACATCCAAAAGCGAAAGAGATATATTTGAAGCTAGACGATATGAATGGTAGGCTAAAGGAGCATGGTTATAAGCCAAGAACCAGAGAAGTGTTGTTTGAcattgaagaggaagagaagGAAGATCATCTTTCATATCATAGTGAAAG TGGCAGGAATTATCCCAAGAATCATCATAATCACGCCTGTCTCTCTCTTTGA
- the LOC113742954 gene encoding protein BASIC PENTACYSTEINE2 — MDGNGSMNLRNWGFFEPTPTPALKGAGHLGLQLMSTMTEKPLFGGGRENHPYQHHHPHQAYSSIMAPSTNGGPYHHHRVGGISESSIPVDYMRDVWLNHREKYLNALPNNQHPHQLQLHPQQQNQHHSQHHHPQINYGVLPETSSAHSVQMIQQSSLLNNDDVGPQEEEICETRGVVGAVKKRGGGKVPKSPKAKKPKKAPKPPREESSRSLHRARAPKKSAEVIINGISMDISGIPIPVCTCTGNAQQCYRWGAGGWQSACCTTGMSVYPLPMSAKRRGARIAGRKMSLGAFRKVLEKLASEGFNFSNPIDLRNHWAKHGTNKFVTIR, encoded by the coding sequence ATGGACGGCAATGGCAGTATGAATTTGAGGAATTGGGGGTTTTTCGAGCCAACTCCAACGCCTGCCCTGAAGGGTGCTGGGCATTTAGGCTTGCAGCTTATGTCCACCATGACTGAAAAACCCCTTTTTGGTGGGGGAAGGGAGAATCATCCTTATCAACATCACCATCCCCATCAGGCTTATTCATCGATAATGGCGCCCTCCACCAATGGGGGGCCCTATCACCATCATCGTGTTGGTGGGATTTCAGAGTCCTCCATTCCTGTGGATTACATGAGGGATGTTTGGCTTAACCATAGAGAAAAATATCTTAATGCCTTACCAAATAACCAGCACCCGCACCAGCTCCAGCTCCATCCCCAGCAACAGAACCAACACCATTCACAGCACCATCATCCCCAAATAAATTATGGGGTCTTGCCAGAAACGTCTTCAGCTCATTCTGTCCAAATGATTCAGCAGAGCAGCTTGTTGAATAATGACGATGTTGGTCCTCAGGAGGAAGAAATTTGTGAGACTAGAGGTGTTGTTGGGGCTGTTAAGAAGAGGGGAGGTGGTAAAGTCCCCAAATCTCCAAAAGCCAAGAAGCCTAAGAAAGCTCCTAAGCCTCCAAGAGAAGAGTCTAGTCGATCTTTACATCGGGCAAGGGCTCCCAAGAAAAGTGCAGAAGTCATCATTAATGGAATCAGCATGGATATATCAGGGATTCCCATACCAGTTTGCACGTGCACTGGAAATGCTCAACAGTGTTATAGGTGGGGTGCTGGTGGATGGCAGTCTGCTTGCTGTACAACTGGCATGTCTGTGTATCCCTTGCCAATGAGTGCTAAAAGACGTGGTGCCAGGATCGCCGGGCGCAAGATGAGTCTGGGAGCATTTAGGAAGGTTTTGGAGAAACTTGCTTCAGaaggttttaatttttctaacccAATTGATTTAAGGAATCACTGGGCAAAGCATGGAACGAATAAGTTTGTTACAATCCGGTGA
- the LOC113742538 gene encoding calmodulin: MAEQLTEEQIAEFKEAFSLFDKDGDGCITTKELGTVMRSLGQNPTEAELQDMINEVDADQNGTIDFPEFLNLMARKMKDTDSEEELKEAFKVFDKDQNGFISAAELRHVMTNLGEKLTDEEVDEMIREADVDGDGQVNYEEFVRMMLAK; this comes from the exons ATGGCAGAGCAGTTGACGGAGGAACAGATCGCCGAGTTCAAGGAAGCTTTCAGCCTCTTTGATAAGGATGGCGATG GCTGCATCACTACAAAGGAATTGGGAACTGTAATGAGGTCACTGGGGCAGAATCCCACTGAAGCTGAGCTGCAGGATATGATCAATGAGGTTGATGCTGATCAAAATGGAACCATTGATTTCCCTGAGTTCTTGAATCTCATGGCGCGTAAAATGAAA GATACTGATTCTGAGGAGGAACTCAAGGAAGCTTTCAAGGTTTTTGATAAGGATCAAAATGGCTTCATCTCGGCTGCTGAG CTTCGTCATGTGATGACAAACCTTGGGGAGAAGTTGACTGATGAAGAAGTTGATGAGATGATCAGGGAAGCGGATGTGGATGGTGATGGTCAGGTTAACTATGAGGAATTTGTGAGGATGATGCTTGCCAAGTAG